Proteins encoded within one genomic window of bacterium:
- the fliI gene encoding flagellar protein export ATPase FliI, with protein sequence MGMLEEAIKMIDGIAPLRVVGKVIEVTGITVKVSVPQVQIGDICYIKKSKENLLVKAEVVGFDQNKTILMPLGDISGIGVGNEVIPTYRPFTVKVGNELLGRILNGLGEPMDIETKGPFLSMEEYPVYNSPPNPLQRKRITRALSMGVKAIDGLLTCGEGQRMGFFAAAGVGKSTLMGMIARNTKAEVNVIGLIGERGREVNDFLEKELGEEGLKRSVVVVSTSDQPSLVRLKASYVATTIAEYFRDQGKQVILMLDSITRFARAQREVGLAAGEPPARQGFPPSVFAILPKLLERAGNSDKGSITAFYTILVEGDDMTEPIADEVRAILDGHIILTRDLASKGHYPAINVCESISRVMDNIISEKHLQAARKLREVIATYEKNKELIKIGAYEEGSDPEVDYALRKIKEVNNFLQQKVEEKISFEEEIEGLVAIFA encoded by the coding sequence ATGGGGATGTTAGAGGAAGCTATTAAAATGATAGATGGTATTGCTCCTCTACGCGTAGTAGGGAAGGTGATTGAGGTAACAGGAATAACAGTTAAGGTTTCTGTTCCTCAGGTGCAGATAGGAGATATTTGCTATATTAAAAAATCTAAGGAAAATCTCTTAGTTAAAGCTGAAGTAGTGGGATTTGATCAAAACAAGACTATCTTGATGCCTTTAGGAGATATTAGTGGCATTGGAGTAGGGAATGAAGTCATTCCCACTTACCGGCCTTTTACAGTAAAGGTAGGAAATGAATTATTAGGCAGGATATTAAATGGATTAGGTGAACCTATGGATATTGAAACAAAGGGGCCATTCCTCTCGATGGAAGAATATCCAGTCTATAATTCGCCACCCAACCCGCTCCAAAGAAAACGCATCACCAGGGCATTATCTATGGGAGTAAAAGCAATTGATGGTTTGTTAACCTGTGGTGAAGGTCAACGCATGGGCTTTTTTGCCGCAGCTGGGGTAGGAAAAAGCACCCTTATGGGTATGATTGCTCGCAATACCAAAGCAGAGGTGAATGTCATTGGCTTGATAGGTGAAAGAGGCAGAGAAGTAAATGATTTTTTGGAAAAGGAGTTAGGGGAAGAAGGATTAAAGCGTTCGGTAGTAGTGGTATCTACCTCAGATCAACCATCTTTAGTTAGATTAAAGGCAAGTTATGTTGCTACTACTATTGCCGAATATTTCCGAGACCAGGGGAAACAGGTAATTCTTATGTTGGATTCGATTACTCGATTTGCCCGAGCGCAACGAGAAGTAGGCTTAGCCGCCGGAGAACCTCCTGCACGACAAGGATTTCCTCCCTCTGTTTTCGCTATCTTACCTAAACTATTAGAACGAGCAGGAAATTCTGATAAAGGCTCCATTACCGCCTTCTATACTATCCTGGTTGAAGGAGATGATATGACCGAACCTATAGCTGATGAAGTAAGAGCAATCTTAGATGGACATATTATTCTCACTCGAGATTTAGCCAGCAAAGGACACTATCCGGCTATCAATGTTTGTGAAAGTATCAGTCGGGTAATGGATAATATCATTTCTGAAAAACATCTACAAGCGGCAAGAAAATTAAGAGAGGTCATTGCTACTTATGAGAAGAATAAAGAGTTGATTAAGATTGGCGCCTATGAAGAGGGTTCTGATCCAGAGGTGGATTATGCCCTCCGTAAGATAAAGGAGGTAAATAATTTCTTACAACAAAAAGTTGAAGAAAAGATAAGTTTTGAAGAAGAAATAGAAGGATTAGTAGCAATATTTGCATAG
- a CDS encoding FliH/SctL family protein, translating to MTDDKRVNFKKMLKKADELEEVYEGKKVGRIWQKEQRPKIVDDFLRQKEKIIKGEKCGFSKTPLKMEKDKVIKAPVILAQERAEKIIEQANKEVEMIKSQAEKEKELAITQGYEKGYQEGLAQVTELLLKAKEERKRWFTSAEPKLVELSIKIAKKIIGQELNLDQWKITTIVKEALQAVKEQERIIIRVNADDIEKLKVRKNDLLNTLEKARDIEFKTDSEIALDGCVIETEIGRIDAQIDTQLSVIEKTLLSLGR from the coding sequence ATGACTGACGATAAGAGGGTAAATTTTAAAAAGATGTTAAAAAAAGCAGATGAATTAGAAGAGGTCTATGAAGGTAAGAAGGTAGGCAGAATATGGCAAAAAGAACAAAGACCAAAGATTGTTGATGATTTTCTTAGGCAAAAGGAAAAGATAATTAAAGGAGAAAAATGTGGTTTTTCCAAGACACCTCTTAAAATGGAAAAAGACAAGGTGATAAAAGCACCAGTTATTTTAGCTCAGGAGAGGGCAGAGAAGATTATTGAGCAGGCAAATAAAGAAGTAGAGATGATTAAAAGCCAGGCAGAAAAAGAAAAAGAATTAGCTATCACCCAGGGGTATGAAAAAGGTTATCAAGAAGGATTAGCTCAGGTTACAGAACTCCTCCTTAAGGCAAAGGAGGAAAGAAAAAGATGGTTCACCTCCGCGGAACCTAAGCTGGTTGAATTGTCCATAAAAATTGCTAAAAAGATAATTGGTCAAGAGCTTAACTTAGACCAATGGAAAATTACAACCATTGTGAAAGAAGCACTTCAAGCAGTTAAAGAACAAGAAAGGATAATTATACGCGTCAACGCGGACGATATTGAAAAATTAAAGGTAAGAAAAAATGACCTTCTTAACACCTTAGAAAAAGCAAGAGATATAGAATTTAAAACAGATTCAGAAATAGCCTTAGATGGTTGTGTCATTGAAACAGAGATAGGGAGGATAGATGCTCAAATAGATACCCAGTTATCAGTGATAGAAAAGACCCTTTTGTCTTTAGGAAGGTGA
- the sctI gene encoding type III secretion system inner rod subunit SctI — translation MSLPISSIPVKIPSEAISPEVTQQLPKSNFHQLMEKVANVEPTSLSSEDTLLSQKVEQSSRNEMIEGVGKVAIDLNNSYQRLDEINRLLFSGTRTFMPQELLALQAEVYRLSQEIELVSKAVGKTADGLKTIMQTQV, via the coding sequence ATGAGTCTCCCAATATCCAGCATACCTGTAAAGATACCCAGTGAAGCAATTAGTCCAGAGGTAACTCAACAATTACCTAAATCTAACTTCCATCAGTTGATGGAAAAAGTGGCGAATGTTGAACCTACTTCCTTATCTTCTGAAGATACTCTGTTATCGCAAAAGGTAGAACAAAGCAGTAGAAATGAGATGATTGAAGGAGTAGGTAAAGTTGCTATTGATTTAAACAACTCTTATCAGAGATTAGATGAAATAAACCGCCTCCTTTTTAGTGGTACAAGAACATTTATGCCCCAAGAGCTTTTAGCTCTTCAAGCCGAAGTTTATCGCCTCTCGCAGGAGATTGAACTGGTAAGTAAAGCGGTAGGGAAAACGGCTGATGGATTAAAAACAATTATGCAGACGCAGGTTTAG
- a CDS encoding sigma-70 family RNA polymerase sigma factor, translating to MEKIEDKEERVIEYLPYVYHLARQISQHVPEVDIEDLAGYGKIGLVEASQRFDPKREVKFTTFAYYRIKGAIYDGLRKMGWIPRSQYKKLKLFEEGANQFLGDFQESKQEVIKRTTQEEAFEIKEIISSLASIYIVSLESLREQEGKKDKDFMVTNEANPHEIYETKECFELLKQARKKLSSIENEVIELYYYQGLTFEAIGERLGFSKSWTSRIHTNAIKKLNQLMV from the coding sequence GTGGAGAAAATTGAAGACAAAGAAGAAAGAGTGATAGAATATCTTCCCTATGTCTATCACCTGGCAAGGCAAATATCTCAACATGTACCCGAGGTAGATATTGAAGATTTAGCTGGATACGGAAAGATTGGATTAGTAGAGGCATCGCAGCGGTTTGATCCCAAAAGAGAGGTAAAATTTACTACCTTTGCTTATTATCGAATTAAAGGAGCAATCTATGACGGATTGCGCAAAATGGGGTGGATACCCAGAAGCCAATATAAAAAGCTAAAACTCTTTGAAGAAGGTGCAAATCAGTTCCTGGGAGATTTTCAAGAAAGTAAACAAGAGGTAATAAAAAGAACCACGCAAGAAGAAGCCTTTGAAATAAAAGAGATTATCTCATCTTTAGCTTCTATTTATATTGTTTCCTTAGAGAGTCTAAGAGAACAGGAGGGCAAAAAAGATAAAGATTTTATGGTCACAAATGAGGCAAATCCTCATGAGATATATGAAACAAAAGAATGTTTTGAATTACTAAAACAAGCCAGGAAAAAACTTTCTTCGATAGAGAATGAGGTAATTGAACTGTATTATTATCAAGGACTTACATTTGAGGCAATAGGAGAAAGATTAGGATTTTCTAAATCATGGACTTCTCGAATTCATACCAATGCGATAAAAAAATTAAATCAATTAATGGTCTAA
- a CDS encoding tetratricopeptide repeat protein: MEKIMDVDNEELSCLMESGYLNLAKGRFKEAQDIFEGVEILVPNSEVVQIALGNLYFDQGKPKEALSYFQKALSLNPEDGISKVYVAKGLLANQKREEAVAKLKEVEKLDAQESAKNLAKSLLQAIGEVK; encoded by the coding sequence ATGGAAAAAATTATGGATGTTGATAATGAAGAACTTAGTTGCTTAATGGAGTCAGGTTATTTGAATCTGGCTAAAGGAAGGTTTAAAGAAGCTCAAGATATCTTTGAAGGGGTAGAAATACTGGTTCCAAATAGTGAAGTGGTTCAAATTGCTTTAGGGAATCTATATTTTGATCAGGGCAAGCCAAAAGAAGCTTTATCCTATTTTCAAAAGGCATTAAGCTTAAATCCGGAAGATGGAATTAGCAAAGTCTATGTAGCTAAGGGCCTCTTAGCTAATCAAAAAAGAGAAGAGGCGGTAGCTAAACTCAAAGAGGTAGAGAAACTTGATGCTCAAGAGAGTGCGAAAAATTTGGCTAAATCTTTACTTCAAGCTATTGGAGAAGTAAAATGA
- a CDS encoding GxxExxY protein has translation MEINQITEKIIGAAIEIHKTLGPCLLESAYEECLCYELSMVGVSFQKTS, from the coding sequence ATGGAAATAAATCAGATAACAGAAAAAATTATTGGTGCAGCAATTGAAATACATAAGACATTAGGTCCATGTCTATTAGAATCTGCATATGAAGAGTGTTTATGTTATGAACTATCTATGGTGGGGGTTAGCTTTCAAAAGACAAGTTGA
- a CDS encoding HU family DNA-binding protein, with protein MKKDELIKRVASKINLDKKEAKQVVDVILKSIINGLNKDKRLEIRGLGVFVVKDRAPRQGRIISTGKKVPIPARRVPVFIPGKILKRIVNK; from the coding sequence ATGAAGAAAGATGAGTTAATAAAGAGGGTTGCCTCAAAAATAAATCTTGATAAAAAAGAGGCGAAGCAGGTAGTTGATGTTATTTTAAAGAGTATTATAAATGGATTAAATAAGGACAAGAGATTAGAAATAAGGGGATTAGGCGTTTTTGTGGTAAAAGATAGAGCACCGCGGCAAGGAAGAATAATCTCTACTGGTAAGAAAGTACCTATTCCTGCACGAAGGGTGCCTGTATTTATCCCGGGTAAGATATTGAAAAGAATAGTAAATAAGTAA
- a CDS encoding DUF502 domain-containing protein has translation MKLFSKTKLKAYFFTGLFTSLPVMATVVVGWFILKFVINLLSLPLSGLLDLKLPAIKLIVPLAGLIITIMVILVIGLLMASFIGKTIIAWFEELLARVPIVSNIYTGFKQLIEIFLMRGKESFSRVVLVEYPRKGIYAVGFITSEANPQIGNSTGKEVVNIYLPTALNIASGFLIVAPLSEIIPLNISVEEGLKLVISGGFIVPSDKFQLPNEVSRIKISEKVEEIRGNMSKLQNSKSQIPKDK, from the coding sequence ATGAAGCTATTTTCAAAGACAAAATTAAAGGCTTACTTTTTTACCGGATTATTTACTTCTTTACCAGTAATGGCAACGGTAGTTGTTGGGTGGTTTATTTTAAAGTTTGTTATAAACTTACTAAGTTTGCCTCTTTCTGGTCTTTTAGATTTAAAACTCCCAGCCATTAAATTAATTGTTCCATTAGCCGGCTTAATAATTACGATTATGGTTATTTTAGTCATAGGTCTTTTGATGGCAAGTTTCATTGGGAAGACTATTATTGCGTGGTTTGAGGAACTTTTAGCTCGTGTCCCGATAGTAAGTAATATTTACACAGGTTTTAAGCAATTGATAGAAATATTCCTGATGAGAGGCAAAGAATCCTTTTCACGAGTAGTATTAGTTGAATATCCGCGTAAAGGGATTTACGCCGTAGGATTTATCACCTCAGAGGCAAACCCACAAATAGGCAACTCTACGGGTAAAGAAGTGGTTAATATTTATCTCCCAACAGCGTTAAATATTGCCTCTGGATTTTTAATTGTTGCACCTCTGAGTGAAATTATACCGTTAAATATCTCTGTGGAAGAAGGTTTAAAGTTAGTCATTTCAGGAGGTTTTATTGTTCCTTCAGATAAATTTCAGTTACCAAATGAAGTCTCTCGGATAAAAATATCAGAGAAGGTAGAGGAGATAAGAGGGAATATGAGCAAATTACAAAATTCCAAATCACAAATTCCAAAAGACAAATAA